TTCCGTCCAAACCATAAGTGGGGAAGATGACCTCGCCCACACTTCCGCCGTAGTATAACACCCGAATTCCCGGACTTCTCTCATTAATCTGATTGCATAGTATATTATCTGCTGATGTAGTTCCCTGAGGTTTCATCCAAGCCTCTATGGTAATTCCTTTGGTAAAGTCATATTTGCCTATGTTGGGGACATCTACGAATCCACAGTTACCCTGCGTTTTTTCAGTAAAAGCTAGAGCAAAACCGACTCGTCCATCTACCCACTGCGAGCAAGTTCCCAAATTATAAACTTTGCCATCATTGCCCTGCCCACTGGAATCCTTCGCAATCTCCCCTGCTCCCTCGTCGAACTTCCAATATCCGATAGGTGGATTGTTATTTTTCTGATCTGCGGCAATCAAACTAACTTGTGCTAGCAAAATCAATACCATTACCAAGATCAGTGAGCTAAATATCCGTTTCAGCATAAAAGTAATCCTCATTATAGCTAGATTTCTTATTTATAATTTTCTTCAATCCCCAATTTAGAGGTTAGAAGTTGGAAATTAGATATTAGAGAAGAACGAAATTTCTTCTATCTCCTATTATAGCCTGGTTTCTAACCATAACTTTCTTCAATCCCCCTCGCCCCCTTCTCCAAGCAGGGGAATCGCATTAGAAACTTTTTAGTAAAGTTTCCAAGTAGTTCTCATTCAATATCGCTTTTAACATCATTCTTTTCATACTTACCTTTGGTGTTTTATTATTATATAACATATTTATTACTATTTTTCTAATAAATGCCAGATTTTCACCAGCATTATTGCATCTGACTCGGCATTTGTCTTCAGAAAACGTATTATCTAAAACCCAATGAAGATTATTTTCAATTTGCCAGTGATATCTAACACCTTTGGCAGATTTTTCCATATCGTCAAGGCTAGTAATGTAATATCTTGTTTCTTCTGTTGTTTTATTATTTTCTGTTCTGCAAGATTTTATCTTAACAAAACCATTGATATTATACCAACCATCAAATATTTCATCGTCATGAGAGTCTATTTTTATAAAATCGATTGTTCGCTGTTCTTGTCGACCATGCTTGTTTTCATTTTTTATAATCTGTTCGATTTCAAGCTCAGAATCATTGAATCTATCTGCACAATAAGAATACATTTTAGGTTCATTCTTTTTTAATCCTAGCACATAGTTTGCTTTAGCCTCGGTTATTTGTCTTGTTGTTTCTTTATGGCAATGCATTGCATCAGCTGTAATTGTACAGTTTTCCATATTCAATTTTTCTAATAGCTCTCCAAAAGCAAT
The sequence above is drawn from the bacterium genome and encodes:
- a CDS encoding LamG domain-containing protein, encoding MLKRIFSSLILVMVLILLAQVSLIAADQKNNNPPIGYWKFDEGAGEIAKDSSGQGNDGKVYNLGTCSQWVDGRVGFALAFTEKTQGNCGFVDVPNIGKYDFTKGITIEAWMKPQGTTSADNILCNQINERSPGIRVLYYGGSVGEVIFPTYGLDGKSWSVTTHPRISFVEGVWYHIACICEDGILKIYIDGEEIKSSEETGAIIGKGSDILTIGAYMSGAAYGFNGIIDEVKIYDYPRSPLDIVKDALLR
- a CDS encoding ISAs1 family transposase → MIKHFENYFGKIEDPRIGNRKIHPLINIIFITLAGVLCGLNTFVEIEELGKGKTEFLKRYLDLTHGIPSHDTFGNVFALIDSNHFAECFENWTISLRTLINEDFVALDGKSIRSSLDKNKNKLPIHLMNVWSSKNSICLAQMRCDNKSNEVIAFGELLEKLNMENCTITADAMHCHKETTRQITEAKANYVLGLKKNEPKMYSYCADRFNDSELEIEQIIKNENKHGRQEQRTIDFIKIDSHDDEIFDGWYNINGFVKIKSCRTENNKTTEETRYYITSLDDMEKSAKGVRYHWQIENNLHWVLDNTFSEDKCRVRCNNAGENLAFIRKIVINMLYNNKTPKVSMKRMMLKAILNENYLETLLKSF